A region from the Algoriphagus machipongonensis genome encodes:
- a CDS encoding 3-keto-disaccharide hydrolase — protein sequence MKMFSKLFLFLFSGILFISCSNGAQKSDDGWVDLFNGKDLSGWKAVAGTANFEVVDGVIVGSAVAGSPNTFLITEETYGDYILELDLKVENLTSNSGIMARGQFDPAARDGNGLVYGYQVEADPSERAWSAGIYDEARRGWLYPLDLNPAAKTAFKMGEFNHYRIEVIGDEIKTWLNGQEVAYVVDDMDSKGFVGLQVHSIRNPEDEGNKTYFKNVKIKTTNLDPKPFSSSIYVVNNRLNELTDYEKNTGWKLLFNGQNSEGWKGAYKDEFPDFGWSVNDGILTIAESDGGESTNAGDIVTKEEFSAFDLGFEFRLTEGANSGLKYFVTLSEGNKGSAIGLEYQILDDEKHPDAKMGKEGNRTLSSLYDLITAQKQGRFINPIGEWNKGRVVVEPNNHVTHYLNGLKVLEYDRGSEEFRELVANSKYKIWPNFGEAEQGHILLQDHGNRVSFKNIKLKSLK from the coding sequence ATGAAAATGTTTTCGAAATTATTCCTTTTTCTTTTCTCAGGAATACTGTTTATAAGTTGCTCCAATGGAGCTCAAAAGTCCGATGATGGATGGGTAGACCTATTTAACGGCAAAGACCTCAGCGGATGGAAAGCTGTAGCAGGGACAGCCAACTTTGAAGTGGTCGATGGAGTAATTGTAGGTTCTGCAGTTGCTGGCTCTCCAAACACCTTCTTAATTACTGAAGAAACATATGGAGACTACATTTTAGAGCTAGACTTAAAAGTAGAAAACCTTACAAGTAACTCTGGAATTATGGCCCGTGGGCAATTCGACCCTGCGGCTAGAGATGGAAATGGATTGGTTTATGGATATCAGGTAGAAGCTGACCCAAGCGAAAGAGCATGGTCGGCAGGTATTTATGATGAAGCTCGCAGAGGATGGTTATACCCCTTGGACCTAAACCCAGCAGCGAAAACTGCTTTTAAAATGGGAGAATTTAATCATTATAGAATAGAAGTGATTGGAGATGAGATCAAAACTTGGCTAAATGGACAAGAAGTTGCTTATGTGGTGGATGATATGGATAGCAAAGGATTCGTGGGACTACAAGTACATAGCATTCGAAATCCAGAGGACGAAGGCAATAAGACTTATTTCAAAAATGTAAAGATCAAGACTACTAATTTGGACCCTAAGCCTTTCAGCTCATCTATTTACGTTGTGAATAATAGACTCAATGAATTGACAGACTACGAAAAAAACACAGGATGGAAATTGCTATTTAATGGCCAAAACTCTGAAGGATGGAAGGGTGCTTACAAAGACGAGTTTCCTGATTTTGGCTGGTCGGTCAATGATGGGATTTTGACAATTGCTGAATCTGACGGTGGGGAATCTACCAATGCCGGAGATATCGTGACCAAGGAAGAGTTTTCTGCTTTCGATTTAGGCTTTGAATTTAGACTTACAGAAGGAGCTAATAGTGGATTAAAGTATTTCGTGACTTTATCTGAAGGAAACAAAGGATCGGCAATTGGTTTGGAATACCAAATTTTAGATGATGAGAAGCATCCTGATGCCAAAATGGGAAAAGAAGGAAATAGAACTCTTTCCAGTCTTTATGATCTAATTACTGCTCAAAAACAAGGAAGATTTATAAATCCAATTGGAGAATGGAACAAAGGCCGTGTAGTAGTAGAGCCAAATAATCATGTTACTCATTATCTAAATGGACTTAAAGTTTTGGAATATGACCGTGGATCTGAAGAGTTTAGAGAACTAGTTGCAAATAGCAAGTATAAAATCTGGCCGAATTTTGGCGAAGCTGAGCAAGGACATATCCTTTTACAGGATCATGGAAACAGAGTTAGTTTCAAAAACATTAAATTAAAGTCACTTAAATAA
- a CDS encoding DUF4301 family protein, which produces MDTGLESKILSQGMNPELVKQQINHFENGFPFLKIVAAATPKNGIKVLSDKELAHFQKSYPEKTSQIEVVKFVPASGAASRMFKDLFAFLEGDGDLSKSPFVQKFMDKIEKFAFYDDLNEVLKAQGSSINHKLDSRDYKGILAALLLEDGLGYGSLPKGLLRFHSYPEERRTPAYEHLIEGIQYAVGKGNIVKIHFTVSPEHESKFKTEIASIVPKLEKEYEVKFDISYSQQKKATDTIAVNMDNSPFLEDDDSILFRPAGHGALLENLNDISADLIFIKNIDNVVPDRLKEETKNYKMAIGGLLLEIQEHVFEALNRLKSEVTDSSIMHAEHVLTYHLGAKLPDGYESKSHEDKATALQEKLNRPIRVCGMVKNTGEPGGGPFWVQESDGSLSLQIAETAQIDLSDSDTQEVFKSSTHFNPVDLVCGTKDFEGKDFDLLEFRDMMTGFITEKSKSGKDLKALELPGLWNGAMAGWNTLFVEVPLITFNPVKTVNDLLRDEHQ; this is translated from the coding sequence ATGGATACAGGCTTAGAATCTAAAATTTTATCGCAGGGAATGAACCCTGAGCTAGTCAAACAACAAATAAACCATTTCGAAAACGGCTTTCCTTTTTTAAAAATTGTAGCAGCTGCTACTCCTAAAAATGGAATTAAAGTATTGAGTGACAAGGAACTTGCTCACTTTCAAAAATCCTACCCAGAAAAAACTTCACAAATTGAAGTAGTGAAATTCGTTCCAGCGAGTGGGGCTGCCTCACGAATGTTTAAGGACCTTTTTGCCTTCCTTGAAGGAGATGGAGACCTCAGCAAATCTCCTTTTGTTCAGAAATTCATGGACAAGATTGAAAAATTCGCCTTTTATGATGACTTAAATGAGGTTCTAAAGGCACAAGGAAGTAGTATTAATCACAAATTGGATTCTAGAGATTATAAAGGAATCCTAGCTGCCTTGCTTTTGGAAGATGGATTAGGTTATGGAAGCCTCCCAAAAGGCTTGCTGAGGTTTCATAGCTACCCAGAGGAAAGAAGAACTCCAGCCTATGAACATTTAATTGAAGGAATACAGTATGCTGTAGGAAAAGGCAATATTGTTAAAATTCATTTTACGGTCTCCCCTGAGCATGAATCGAAATTCAAAACTGAAATAGCTTCCATCGTTCCCAAACTTGAAAAGGAATACGAAGTCAAATTCGACATAAGTTATTCACAACAAAAAAAGGCAACAGACACCATTGCTGTCAATATGGATAACAGCCCATTTTTGGAAGATGATGATTCTATCTTGTTCAGACCAGCAGGTCACGGGGCTTTACTAGAAAACCTAAACGACATTTCCGCCGATTTAATCTTTATCAAAAATATAGACAACGTAGTTCCCGACCGTCTAAAGGAAGAAACCAAAAACTATAAAATGGCTATCGGTGGACTCCTTTTAGAAATTCAGGAACATGTTTTTGAAGCCTTGAATAGGTTAAAATCTGAAGTTACAGATTCCTCCATCATGCATGCAGAACATGTACTTACTTACCATTTAGGAGCAAAACTACCGGATGGATACGAGTCCAAATCCCATGAGGATAAAGCAACTGCTTTACAGGAGAAATTAAATCGACCTATACGGGTTTGTGGAATGGTGAAAAACACCGGGGAACCAGGAGGCGGTCCTTTTTGGGTGCAAGAGTCTGACGGTTCTCTTTCCTTGCAAATTGCTGAAACTGCCCAAATAGACCTGAGTGATTCAGACACTCAAGAGGTCTTTAAAAGTTCCACTCACTTCAACCCTGTAGATCTAGTCTGTGGAACCAAAGATTTTGAAGGTAAGGACTTTGACCTTTTGGAGTTCCGGGATATGATGACTGGCTTCATTACAGAAAAATCCAAAAGTGGCAAAGACTTAAAAGCACTGGAATTGCCAGGCCTTTGGAATGGAGCCATGGCAGGTTGGAACACTTTATTTGTGGAAGTTCCTCTAATTACTTTCAATCCAGTGAAAACTGTGAATGATTTGTTAAGAGACGAACATCAATAG
- a CDS encoding RagB/SusD family nutrient uptake outer membrane protein codes for MKNLAIKMNKWAKATALVIGFSTMISCDGFLEEDVVSQIGNDYLNTPKGLNDGINAAYSTMRAWYGTERGNNFTIFGTDIYTNGADGGWKFMNTYTNQFDSQNGHVRELWDEFYRGINTCNAVIDRSVNVTGVSEDVLKQRIAEAKFIRAHHYFILVQLFGGVDLQLSETEVPTKEVTRATVATVYSAIIQDLQEAIPNLEAKAKSSDYGRATRPAAEHLLGRVYLTKGTSEAAESSDFANAEPLLQSVIDNYGLILLPDFADVYAFGNEINDEVIYSVQYTRDPLTNGGGNNAHVFFLMEYDVQPGMIRDTENGRPFKRYRPTNYTLDVIFAERENDSRYKKSYRDAFLSNRPGTYNTTFDKSKETVTFAQGDTTMWLPGYNMSEAERAQYPYQVLTPELYTERLFPALRKHMDPGRADRTQFEGGRDYIAMRLADTYLLLAESQFRQGKMDLAAENLNMVRRRAAFPGKEAEMEISASDVTFELITEERARELIGEQTRWLDLKRWGILVERVKLYNPQGAPNIQDFHTLRPIPQNQIDRAEGNASAFPQNPGY; via the coding sequence ATGAAAAATTTAGCTATAAAAATGAATAAATGGGCGAAAGCAACAGCCCTGGTAATAGGATTTTCTACTATGATTTCCTGTGATGGATTTCTGGAAGAAGATGTCGTTTCCCAAATCGGTAACGATTACTTAAATACACCAAAAGGACTTAATGATGGAATCAACGCTGCTTATAGCACGATGAGAGCTTGGTACGGAACTGAAAGAGGCAATAATTTCACCATATTCGGTACGGACATTTATACCAATGGAGCAGATGGTGGCTGGAAATTCATGAATACCTACACCAATCAATTTGACTCTCAAAATGGTCATGTGCGTGAGTTATGGGATGAGTTTTACCGAGGAATCAATACCTGTAACGCAGTAATCGATAGATCAGTAAATGTGACTGGAGTTTCTGAAGATGTTCTCAAACAAAGGATTGCAGAAGCGAAGTTTATCAGAGCACATCATTACTTTATTTTAGTTCAGTTGTTTGGCGGAGTTGATTTGCAGCTTTCTGAAACAGAGGTTCCTACAAAAGAAGTAACCAGAGCAACGGTAGCTACAGTGTATTCAGCAATTATTCAGGATTTGCAAGAAGCTATTCCAAACTTGGAAGCGAAGGCAAAATCTTCAGATTACGGACGTGCTACCAGACCAGCAGCTGAACATTTATTAGGCAGAGTATATTTAACTAAAGGCACATCAGAAGCTGCTGAAAGTTCTGATTTTGCTAATGCTGAGCCATTATTACAAAGTGTCATTGATAATTATGGCTTAATCTTACTTCCCGATTTTGCGGATGTTTATGCATTTGGAAATGAAATCAATGATGAAGTAATTTATTCTGTTCAATACACTAGAGATCCGTTGACCAATGGTGGCGGTAATAACGCGCACGTATTCTTCTTAATGGAGTATGATGTGCAGCCAGGAATGATTAGAGATACGGAAAACGGTAGACCATTTAAGAGGTATAGACCGACTAATTATACTTTAGACGTGATTTTTGCAGAAAGAGAGAATGACTCAAGATACAAAAAGTCATATCGTGATGCCTTCTTATCCAATAGACCAGGGACTTATAATACCACTTTTGACAAGTCAAAAGAGACAGTGACTTTCGCTCAAGGCGATACCACCATGTGGTTACCAGGGTATAATATGTCAGAAGCAGAAAGAGCCCAATATCCTTATCAGGTCTTGACGCCTGAGCTTTATACAGAGCGCTTGTTTCCAGCTTTAAGAAAGCATATGGATCCAGGAAGAGCTGACCGTACACAATTTGAAGGTGGTAGAGACTACATCGCAATGAGATTAGCTGACACTTATCTTTTACTTGCAGAATCTCAATTCCGTCAAGGAAAAATGGATCTAGCTGCGGAAAACCTTAACATGGTAAGAAGAAGAGCTGCCTTCCCTGGAAAAGAAGCGGAAATGGAAATCTCAGCATCAGATGTAACTTTTGAGTTGATTACTGAAGAAAGAGCTAGAGAATTGATCGGGGAACAGACACGCTGGTTGGATCTGAAAAGATGGGGAATCTTAGTGGAAAGAGTGAAACTCTATAATCCTCAAGGAGCGCCTAACATTCAGGATTTCCATACATTGAGACCAATCCCTCAAAATCAAATTGACCGGGCAGAAGGAAATGCTAGCGCATTCCCTCAGAATCCAGGCTATTAA
- a CDS encoding THUMP domain-containing class I SAM-dependent RNA methyltransferase — protein sequence MIDFDQRGKVFITCKDRFVSYLEAEVRELGFVPDEVTRTGIELQASMEECMDLNLHLRTASQVLFEIKSFYLQHADDIYRRVKAIPWEEYLDVDGYFSVSSVVDNESINNPMFVNVRVKDAIVDRFREKSGRRPDSGSDYQGLVFQLYWKGTRAAMYINTSGDTIGKHGYRKIPGKAPMLESLAAASIFATEWNTRVPFINPMCGSGTLAIEAAMLATKRYPGLYRDNYSFQYILGYQEEAFLAKKRKLENKIKEIPELKIIASDLSLQAIAFAKENAINAGVDHMIEFQVCDFAETEIPERPRGVVIFNPEYGQRLGETDELVETYKRLGDFMKQKCPGYRGYIFTGNMELAKKVGLRASRRIEFWNGTIDCRLLKYDLYEGKKED from the coding sequence ATGATTGATTTTGACCAACGAGGAAAAGTATTTATTACATGTAAGGATCGCTTTGTATCCTACCTGGAAGCAGAAGTGAGAGAACTGGGCTTTGTCCCAGATGAAGTTACCCGAACAGGGATAGAATTACAGGCAAGTATGGAAGAATGCATGGACCTCAATCTTCACTTGAGAACTGCGTCTCAAGTACTTTTCGAGATCAAATCTTTTTATCTCCAGCATGCAGATGATATTTATAGAAGAGTGAAGGCTATTCCTTGGGAGGAGTATTTAGATGTGGATGGTTATTTTTCTGTCAGCTCAGTGGTGGATAATGAAAGTATTAATAACCCCATGTTTGTGAACGTTCGGGTAAAAGATGCGATTGTAGACAGGTTTAGAGAAAAATCAGGAAGAAGACCAGATTCTGGTTCCGATTATCAAGGTCTCGTTTTTCAATTATACTGGAAAGGAACAAGAGCGGCTATGTACATCAATACTTCTGGAGATACGATTGGAAAACATGGATACCGGAAAATCCCAGGTAAAGCACCTATGTTAGAGTCTTTGGCTGCAGCTTCCATTTTCGCAACCGAATGGAACACTAGAGTTCCATTTATTAACCCAATGTGTGGATCAGGTACTTTAGCGATTGAAGCCGCTATGTTGGCTACTAAAAGATACCCAGGTTTGTACAGGGATAATTACTCCTTTCAATATATTCTTGGCTATCAAGAAGAAGCCTTTTTGGCTAAGAAGAGAAAGCTTGAAAATAAAATCAAAGAAATTCCAGAGCTCAAGATTATTGCCTCGGATTTATCCTTACAGGCCATTGCTTTTGCAAAAGAAAATGCAATCAATGCAGGTGTAGATCATATGATCGAGTTTCAGGTTTGCGACTTTGCTGAAACAGAAATTCCTGAAAGGCCTAGAGGGGTAGTAATTTTTAACCCAGAATATGGGCAAAGGTTAGGGGAGACGGATGAGTTGGTTGAGACCTATAAACGATTGGGAGATTTTATGAAACAAAAATGCCCAGGCTATAGAGGTTATATTTTTACAGGAAATATGGAGTTGGCAAAAAAGGTAGGTTTACGAGCCAGTAGAAGGATTGAATTTTGGAATGGTACCATTGATTGTCGCTTGCTAAAATACGACCTGTACGAAGGAAAAAAAGAAGATTAA
- a CDS encoding LytR/AlgR family response regulator transcription factor, translated as MTNLRVIIIEDEYHNRETLKTFLADYCPEVEVLGEATDVQEAVEKITLHQPDLIFMDIELQTGTGFDVLQKVKHLDFHLIFTTAFEHYAIKAIKFSSIDYLLKPIDLDELLEAVHKAKELIQTESRQNLLENLLNNFQSGNPENRKICLSTSEGVEFIPVNQILYCEANGSYTDFHLKDDRKLVVSKNLKEYENLLIDVNFMRVHNSFLINLSEVKKFVKSEGGYIVMNNEKQVSISNSKREEFLKRMGI; from the coding sequence ATGACAAATTTAAGAGTGATTATCATTGAGGATGAATATCATAATAGAGAAACTCTCAAAACGTTTTTAGCAGATTACTGCCCGGAGGTTGAGGTTTTGGGTGAAGCAACTGATGTTCAAGAAGCTGTTGAAAAAATAACACTTCACCAGCCCGATCTCATTTTTATGGATATTGAACTCCAAACGGGAACCGGCTTTGATGTATTGCAAAAGGTAAAACATTTAGATTTTCACTTGATTTTTACCACAGCATTTGAACATTATGCCATCAAGGCGATAAAATTCAGTTCAATAGACTATTTATTAAAGCCTATCGATTTAGATGAGCTTTTAGAAGCAGTTCACAAAGCAAAGGAATTAATCCAAACAGAATCTAGACAGAATTTGTTGGAAAACCTTTTAAATAATTTTCAATCAGGAAATCCAGAGAATCGGAAAATTTGCCTTTCCACTTCCGAGGGAGTTGAGTTTATTCCAGTAAACCAGATTCTATATTGTGAAGCAAACGGTTCTTATACAGACTTTCATTTAAAAGATGATCGAAAGTTAGTGGTCAGTAAGAACCTTAAGGAATATGAAAACTTACTTATTGATGTCAACTTTATGCGTGTTCATAATAGTTTTTTAATCAACCTTTCTGAGGTTAAAAAATTTGTCAAATCAGAAGGAGGCTACATTGTCATGAACAATGAAAAACAGGTAAGCATATCTAATTCTAAACGCGAGGAATTTTTAAAAAGAATGGGAATATGA
- a CDS encoding SusC/RagA family TonB-linked outer membrane protein, producing the protein MKPKIYTYLCVLLLLLSGVSPTFAQDSQVTGTVNDESGFPLPGVTILVKGTTRGTTTDLDGNYSINASSTETLVFSFIGYTPLEESVGSRSVIDVTLNPDLSELDEVVVVGYGTAKKSQLTGAISSVGSKEIQELPITDARQALQGRAAGVDVTQPGSKPGSAPQVRIRGRRSFNASNEPLYVIDGIPVVGGLNDINPQDITSMEVLKDASATAIYGSRGSNGVVLITTKRGTRGKTIVSVDSYYGVNQELGKIDVFNGPEFAEYKRESRRTSGEYPDGPATPAADESLFEPVELEGIAQGRSTDYVGGLLRKGAIQSHQVSVSGGSEKTTFFVSANYFNDKGVIKNQDYTRYTFRANIDHQINKKIKFGTSTLVSFSERNGENFNPLGGALAENPLGKPYDEDGNLIFLPTSDGLRTNPFAEIVEGAQEDLTKNYRIFNSIFANYEIIPGLTYRLVFGPDITISRNGRFTGSQTNARRGGDATGSVNDEFTFNYTLENILTFNKSFNEKHNLNITALQSIQKDRYEQTTVSVLGIPAESQFYHRLGDASQITGANTNLREWALMSFMGRVNYDYKNKFLLTATLRADGSSRFGENNRFGYFPSVALGWNIHSEGFMQNSTNVDQLKFRVSYGSIGNQAINPYQTQALLGRTSYAFDNSPAYGYRPSTIGNPDLRWETSTTFNVGLDFALWQNRVFGSLEYYITNTSDLLAPQPLPNSIGFGGFTTNIGETQNRGIELTLSTLNIEKGDFTWTSDLIFTKNKEEIISLPNGDDISAGRFIGQPLTIFYDLKKIGIWQLDELDEATSYGSVPGEIKIEDLNNDGVINSDDRQFLGSAVPDFALGFTNRFSYKGFDLSFFLFGRFGSMIRSQFHTGNNTLAGRYNNLDVNYWTPNNPTNDYPRPNVNQERAKYASSMEYFDGTFIKVRNINFGYNFAPEVINKIGFTSLRLYTSIQQPFIFANYRSEHKGIDPEVFIDGEQGVGGGAVNANVSPAVTSFTFGINAKF; encoded by the coding sequence ATGAAACCCAAAATTTACACGTATTTATGTGTACTTCTTTTGCTCTTAAGTGGAGTCTCACCCACTTTTGCACAAGATTCACAAGTAACGGGAACTGTCAATGATGAGTCAGGCTTCCCCCTTCCAGGAGTGACTATATTAGTCAAAGGCACCACTAGAGGAACAACCACTGATCTGGATGGAAATTACTCTATTAATGCTTCCTCAACCGAAACTTTGGTATTTTCCTTTATAGGATATACTCCATTAGAAGAATCTGTTGGAAGTAGAAGTGTAATCGACGTTACACTAAACCCAGATCTTTCAGAATTGGATGAAGTAGTCGTGGTAGGATATGGTACTGCCAAAAAAAGTCAATTGACTGGAGCTATTTCATCAGTTGGCTCAAAGGAAATTCAGGAATTACCTATCACAGATGCCAGACAAGCTTTACAAGGTAGAGCAGCTGGTGTGGATGTTACTCAACCTGGATCTAAACCGGGTTCTGCACCACAGGTTAGAATTAGAGGTAGAAGGTCTTTCAACGCTTCCAACGAACCACTTTATGTAATTGATGGAATTCCTGTTGTCGGTGGATTAAATGACATCAACCCACAGGATATTACTTCTATGGAAGTTCTAAAGGATGCATCAGCTACAGCTATTTATGGTTCTAGAGGATCAAACGGTGTAGTATTAATTACCACAAAAAGAGGTACTAGAGGAAAAACAATCGTTTCTGTGGACTCTTATTATGGAGTGAATCAAGAGCTTGGAAAGATTGATGTTTTCAACGGACCTGAGTTTGCCGAATATAAAAGAGAATCTCGTAGAACAAGTGGGGAATATCCAGATGGACCAGCTACACCTGCAGCAGATGAATCACTATTTGAACCAGTTGAGCTTGAGGGTATTGCACAGGGAAGAAGCACTGATTATGTCGGAGGACTTTTAAGAAAAGGAGCTATTCAAAGTCATCAGGTAAGTGTAAGTGGTGGTTCAGAAAAAACTACTTTCTTTGTTTCTGCTAACTACTTTAATGATAAAGGTGTTATCAAAAACCAAGATTATACTCGATATACTTTCAGAGCTAATATTGATCATCAGATTAATAAGAAAATAAAATTCGGCACCTCTACCTTGGTTTCATTCAGTGAAAGAAATGGAGAAAATTTCAATCCGCTCGGAGGAGCCCTTGCAGAAAATCCACTTGGAAAGCCCTACGATGAGGATGGAAACTTAATCTTCCTACCTACTTCTGATGGATTAAGAACCAACCCGTTTGCGGAAATTGTTGAAGGAGCGCAGGAAGATCTGACCAAAAACTACAGGATTTTCAATAGTATTTTTGCCAATTATGAGATTATACCCGGCTTAACCTATAGATTGGTTTTTGGTCCTGATATCACCATTAGTAGAAATGGTAGGTTTACAGGTTCTCAAACGAACGCAAGACGTGGTGGTGATGCCACTGGTAGTGTAAATGATGAATTCACCTTTAATTATACTCTGGAAAATATCCTGACTTTCAATAAGTCTTTCAATGAAAAGCATAATCTGAACATTACAGCATTGCAGTCTATCCAGAAAGATAGATATGAACAGACTACAGTTAGTGTTTTAGGTATTCCAGCAGAATCTCAATTTTATCACCGTTTAGGGGATGCCTCTCAAATTACAGGAGCAAATACTAATTTGAGAGAATGGGCATTGATGTCATTCATGGGTAGAGTTAACTATGATTACAAAAACAAATTCTTGTTAACAGCTACATTGAGAGCGGATGGTAGTTCAAGGTTTGGTGAAAATAATCGATTTGGTTACTTCCCTTCAGTAGCATTAGGATGGAATATTCATTCCGAAGGCTTCATGCAAAATTCAACGAATGTTGATCAATTGAAATTTAGAGTTTCTTATGGATCAATTGGTAACCAAGCAATCAACCCATACCAAACTCAGGCGCTTTTAGGAAGAACTTCCTATGCATTTGACAATTCTCCAGCCTACGGTTATAGACCAAGTACGATTGGTAACCCAGATTTAAGATGGGAAACTTCTACAACTTTCAATGTGGGCTTAGATTTTGCTTTATGGCAAAATAGAGTATTTGGTTCTTTAGAATATTATATCACAAATACATCTGATTTATTAGCTCCTCAACCACTTCCTAATTCCATTGGATTTGGTGGATTCACCACTAACATTGGAGAGACTCAAAACAGAGGTATCGAATTGACCCTTTCTACGCTTAACATAGAAAAAGGTGATTTCACTTGGACTTCGGATCTGATTTTCACAAAAAACAAAGAAGAGATCATTTCACTTCCAAATGGTGACGACATCTCTGCAGGTAGATTTATCGGTCAACCATTGACAATATTCTATGATTTGAAAAAGATTGGAATCTGGCAATTGGACGAATTAGATGAAGCTACTTCTTATGGTAGTGTACCTGGAGAAATCAAAATAGAAGACCTAAACAATGATGGAGTAATTAACTCAGATGATAGACAATTCCTTGGATCTGCAGTTCCTGATTTTGCTTTAGGCTTTACAAATAGATTTTCTTACAAAGGTTTTGACCTATCCTTCTTCTTATTTGGAAGGTTTGGTTCAATGATCAGGTCTCAATTCCATACTGGAAACAATACGCTAGCAGGTAGATACAACAACCTAGACGTTAACTATTGGACTCCTAATAATCCGACTAATGATTACCCAAGGCCAAATGTGAATCAGGAAAGAGCTAAATACGCAAGCTCTATGGAATACTTTGATGGTACTTTTATTAAAGTAAGAAACATCAATTTCGGCTACAATTTCGCGCCTGAGGTAATCAATAAAATTGGTTTCACCAGCCTAAGATTATACACAAGTATTCAGCAACCTTTCATTTTTGCAAACTACAGATCTGAGCACAAAGGAATTGACCCTGAAGTGTTTATAGATGGGGAGCAAGGAGTTGGTGGCGGAGCAGTAAATGCAAACGTCTCTCCTGCAGTCACTTCTTTTACATTTGGTATTAATGCAAAATTCTAA
- a CDS encoding Gfo/Idh/MocA family protein: MKKNRREFIKKSAAATLGFSAMGSLGFSAKSYGNILGSNERLNVAIAGLGRRLGAYYEPISLAKNNVNLMYLCDVMESQMTRAANNFSKRIDYKPKLEGNIMKVLEDKEVDVLINATPDHWHAPGTWLASERGKHVYVEKPCSHNPKEGEILIAIQKKYGNIIQMGNQQRSAPESIEIIKAIHGGAIGKVNMAKAFYSNARGRVVNPTPAAPPEGLDWELFQGPAPRREYTDNTWDYNWHWYGWDYGTAETGNNATHELDVARWALQVDYPVKVSTVGGKFHFEDDGWTMYDTLESTYQFENGSVIQWDGKSRNGYSTYGSDRGTVIYGSEGSVFVNRGGYKHFDRSGKLIKENLASNNEGGTQLGGGGDMSTIHVSNFFEAIRGNEEQNSTIEEGAVSTLLCHLANISYRTGESLVCDPKNGHIQNSTKAKALWAREYEKGWEPPSL; this comes from the coding sequence ATGAAGAAAAACAGAAGGGAATTTATAAAGAAGTCAGCTGCTGCCACTTTAGGCTTCTCAGCTATGGGAAGTCTGGGTTTTTCTGCAAAAAGTTACGGAAATATTCTTGGCTCTAATGAAAGATTAAATGTTGCGATTGCAGGATTAGGCAGAAGACTTGGTGCTTATTACGAGCCTATAAGCCTTGCCAAAAACAATGTAAATTTAATGTACCTCTGCGATGTCATGGAGTCACAAATGACAAGAGCTGCCAATAACTTTTCCAAAAGGATTGATTACAAACCTAAATTGGAAGGGAATATTATGAAAGTACTGGAGGATAAAGAGGTAGATGTATTAATCAATGCCACTCCAGATCACTGGCATGCTCCTGGAACTTGGCTAGCTTCCGAAAGAGGTAAACACGTTTATGTAGAGAAACCATGTAGCCATAACCCTAAGGAAGGTGAAATATTAATCGCCATTCAAAAGAAATATGGCAATATCATCCAAATGGGTAATCAGCAGCGCTCAGCTCCTGAAAGTATTGAAATCATCAAAGCTATCCATGGAGGAGCCATTGGAAAGGTCAATATGGCAAAAGCTTTTTACAGCAATGCCAGAGGAAGAGTGGTAAATCCTACACCAGCTGCACCACCAGAAGGACTTGATTGGGAATTATTTCAAGGTCCTGCACCAAGAAGAGAATATACAGACAACACATGGGATTATAATTGGCATTGGTACGGATGGGATTATGGTACTGCCGAAACAGGTAATAATGCGACCCATGAATTGGATGTAGCCAGGTGGGCACTACAAGTAGATTATCCAGTAAAAGTCTCAACTGTGGGAGGTAAATTTCATTTCGAAGATGATGGATGGACCATGTATGACACACTGGAATCAACCTATCAATTTGAAAATGGTTCCGTGATTCAGTGGGATGGAAAAAGTCGAAATGGATACAGTACTTATGGAAGCGATCGTGGAACAGTCATCTACGGCTCTGAAGGGTCTGTTTTTGTAAATAGAGGTGGCTATAAACATTTTGACAGATCAGGTAAACTTATCAAAGAGAACCTTGCATCCAATAATGAAGGCGGAACTCAGCTTGGTGGAGGCGGTGATATGAGTACGATCCACGTTTCTAATTTCTTTGAAGCTATCCGAGGAAATGAGGAACAAAACTCAACTATAGAAGAAGGTGCAGTAAGTACTTTACTTTGTCACTTGGCAAACATCTCTTATAGAACAGGAGAGTCATTAGTTTGCGACCCCAAAAATGGACATATACAAAACTCCACTAAGGCAAAAGCACTTTGGGCTAGAGAATATGAAAAAGGCTGGGAACCTCCTTCCTTGTAA